One window of Bactrocera tryoni isolate S06 chromosome 2, CSIRO_BtryS06_freeze2, whole genome shotgun sequence genomic DNA carries:
- the LOC120769462 gene encoding 60S ribosomal protein L21 yields the protein MTNSKGYRRGTRDMFSRPFRKHGTIPLSTYMRVFKNGDIVDIKGHGAVQKGMPYKAYHGKTGRVYNVTPHAVGVIVNKRVRGKILPKRINVRIEHVHHSKCREDFLRRVKENELKLKEAKAKGVYVNLKRQPKAPKPAHFVKQIEEPIQLAPIPYEFVA from the coding sequence ATGACCAATTCAAAGGGTTATCGTCGCGGCACCCGAGACATGTTCTCGCGCCCCTTCCGCAAGCATGGTACCATTCCCCTGTCTACATACATGCGTGTGTTCAAAAACGGCGATATTGTCGACATTAAAGGACATGGTGCCGTACAAAAGGGCATGCCCTACAAGGCTTACCACGGTAAAACCGGTCGTGTATACAACGTTACCCCACATGCCGTTGGTGTCATTGTAAACAAACGTGTACGCGGTAAGATCCTACCCAAGCGTATTAATGTACGTATTGAACATGTGCATCACTCCAAGTGCCGTGAGGATTTCTTGCGCCGTGTCAAGGAGAATGAACTTAAATTGAAGGAAGCTAAGGCTAAGGGCGTATATGTGAATTTGAAACGTCAACCCAAGGCACCTAAACCAGCTCACTTCGTTAAGCAGATTGAGGAACCAATCCAATTGGCACCAATTCCATACGAATTCGTTGCTTAA
- the LOC120768374 gene encoding anamorsin homolog: protein MEQFKGSEKTLFIWTQSSLVQASTEKLKEATGGEVILENINRLTFATYGESTFDLIVIENAQLTDAFDKLLRLLKPNGKLYLASIFGTPEVFQQELKLSGFINVSINKEDGTLTSQKPNYETGSAIKLSFAKKDGKTPSVWKVNGDGDEELIDEDDLLDEEDKKKPDPESLRVCGTTGKRKACKNCSCGLAEELESEAAQKSKADTANAKSSCGNCYLGDAFRCSSCPYIGMPAFKPGEKVELAGNLLNDDI, encoded by the exons atggaaCAATTCAAAGGCTCAGAGAAAACACTTTTCATATGGACACAATCATCTCTTGTACAGGCCAGTACAGAAAAATTGAAAGAGGCAACTGGCGGCGAGGTTATTCTAGAAAATATCAATCGCTTGACTTTCG CTACTTACGGCGAGTCTACGTTTGATCTAATTGTGATTGAAAATGCACAGTTGACAGATGCTTTCGATAAATTGCTGCGCTTGCTGAAGCCaaatggaaaattatatttagcCAGTATTTTTGGTACACCGGAAGTTTTTCAACAAGAACTAAAACTTTCTGGCTTCATTAACGTTAGTATAAATAAGGAGGACGGTACTTTGACTAGTCAGAAACCAAATTATGAAACTGGCTCAGCAATCAAGCTGTCCTTTGCTAAGAAAGACGGCAAAACACCATCAGTATGGAAAGTTAATGGTGATGGCGATGAAGAGCTAATCGATGAAGATGATTTGTTGGATGAAGAGGATAAAAAAAAACCGGATCCTGAGAGTCTAAGAG TTTGTGGCACCACTGGTAAACGAAAGGCCTGCAAAAATTGTTCTTGCGGTTTAGCGGAAGAGCTTGAATCTGAGGCTGCACAAAAGTCTAAGGCTGACACAGCAAATGCTAAATCCAGCTGTGGCAAT TGCTACTTAGGTGATGCATTCCGTTGTTCTTCATGTCCATATATTGGCATGCCTGCATTTAAGCCTGGTGAAAAGGTAGAATTGGCTGGCAATTTACTTAATGATGATATCTAA
- the LOC120767999 gene encoding RNA polymerase I-specific transcription initiation factor RRN3, whose product MSSVYSAKTGLSSILKAYSPAERERAKNIAINKVRFEIPKQKGILDAVEAVNEHNNFQPLNEFVAFLKETELSDNEFSQIMSDAHKLIYDLSPKFTNLVEALISLPWTKRQPTALQAYTEFYIDIMVAHNKYVEFGIPKLISLWIPTDGDEAMWPNGTPIDNVKIELEAIHHLLDRILTAIPMSFEVVLETIENKFPYFKKATHVIAGYVHNVLWLTEYKPIFTEFVMQLLMQKLVVLDVNAPRSEIEETECEEDEDLEEENEDQEIFEMDDCQKSSSANQKDDDMLPMKHAIGHTLDICMEKMFNFLDTRNPYALNATAEQRMQLNKFWKVLLTAFDNVILPSHNTHHVQFLLFYHSSFKNTIAEAFLQSLWDKIKNPNVSAVIRQAAVGYIASFLARAKFLPLHILKYYLKELCDWAHQYIQRCDQYRQNGSLKANIVFFSLCQAVFYVIAFRSRDLTADRKSLLFLQSLQLSAIVTCNFNPLRVCLPAVATAFAGVTRAYQLAYCHAILERNARRKLATVYANDTATPEETLDTFFPFDPYLLKMSEKKITPHYLQYQASEAEEASVVATHMSPLRQRKRGDSEMCDDIDDFIVADKRQKIMELARSQEREAQFTYGLSPGFHM is encoded by the exons ATGTCGTCGGTATATAGTGCTAAAACTGGGCTTTCGTCCATTCTAAAAGCATATTCACCAGCTGAACGAGAAAGGGCTAAAAACATAGCCATCAACAAGGTTCGGTTTGAGATACCCAAACAGAAAGGTATTTTGGATGCAGTCGAAGCCGTTAATGAACACAACAACTTTCAGCCCTTAAATGAATTTGTGGCATTTCTAAAGGAAACTGAACTAAGC GACAATGAATTTTCGCAAATAATGTCGGATGCACACAAATTAATATATGATTTAAGTCCAAAATTCACAAATCTGGTAGAGGCACTCATCTCGCTACCATGGACAAAAAGACAACCAACAGCATTGCAAGCTTATACAGAATTTTATATCGACATTATGGTTGCACACAATAAATATGTGGAATTCGGTATACCCAAGTTGATTTCATTGTGGATACCAACTGATGGTGATGAGGCAATGTGGCCAAATGGTACACCAATAGATAATGTTAAAATAGAATTAGAGGCAATTCATCATTTGTTGGATCGCATTTTAACAGCTATACCAATGAGTTTTGAAGTCGTGCTGGAAACTATTGAAAATAAGTTTCCATACTTCAAGAAAGCAACTCATGTAATAGCCGGTTATGTACATAACGTGCTTTGGTTAACTGAATATAAACCCATTTTCACCGAATTCGTCATGCAATTGTTAATGCAAAA ATTGGTTGTGTTGGATGTTAATGCACCAAGAAGTGAAATAGAGGAAACAGAATGTGAAGAGGATGAAGATTTGGAAGAAGAGAATGAGGACcaagaaattttcgaaatggACGATTGCCAAAAAT cTTCTAGCGCTAATCAAAAGGACGATGATATGTTGCCAATGAAGCATGCTATTGGGCATACACTCGATATTTGCATggagaaaatgtttaatttcttAGATACAAGAAATCCGTATGCTCTCAATGCAACCGCAGAACAAAGAATGCAATTGAACAAATTTTGGAAAGTGCTGCTTACAGCTTTTGATAATGTGATATTGCCATCCCACAATACGCACCATGtgcagtttttattattttaccacAGTAGTTTTAAg AACACAATCGCAGAGGCTTTTCTACAATCCCTTTgggacaaaattaaaaatccaAATGTGTCGGCAGTTATACGACAGGCAGCTGTTGGTTACATAGCCAGTTTTTTGGCGCGTGCAAAATTTTTGCCATTACa caTACTAAAATACTACTTGAAAGAACTCTGTGATTGGGCGCATCAGTATATTCAACGCTGTGATCAGTACCGTCAAAATGGTTCCTTGAAAGCGAACATTGTATTTTTCTCACTGTGCCAAGCTGTTTTCTATGTTATAGCATTTCGCAGTCGCGATTTAACGGCTGACAGGAAAA GTTTGCTGTTCCTACAATCTCTACAACTCTCCGCCATAGTTACTTGCAACTTTAATCCACTACGCGTCTGTCTGCCTGCTGTGGCCACTGCGTTCGCTGGTGTGACGCGTGCCTATCAGTTGGCCTATTGCCATGCAATATTGGAACGAAATGCACGTCGTAAATTAGCAACAGTATATGCTAATGATACCGCCACACCAGAAGAAACACTTGACACATTCTTCCCCTTTGATCCGTATTTGTTGAAAAT GTCGGAGAAAAAAATTACCCCACATTATCTGCAATACCAAGCCAGTGAAGCTGAGGAGGCATCCGTAGTTGCCACACATATGTCGCCACTGCGGCAGCGCAAACGTGGCGATTCTGAGATGTGTGATGATATTGATGATTTCATAGTAGCTGATAAGCGtcaaaaaattatggaattagcGCGTAGTCAGGAGCGCGAAGCGCAATTCACATACGGACTATCGCCAGGTTTTCATATGTAA